The following DNA comes from Mycobacteroides immunogenum.
ACAAAATCTACGGCGGCACAAGCGAAATCATGAAAGAACTGATCTCTCGGTCGTTGTGACCGGCCACGATAAGGAGCCAGCATGAGACAGCAGAACAAGGCATTCGTCGTCGGAGTCGGCATGACGAAGTTCGAGAAACCCGGGAGCCGGGAAGGCTGGGATTACCCGGCGATGGTCAAGGAAAGCGGAACCAAGGCCCTCGACGATGCTGGGATACGGTACGAACAGATCGAGCAGGCATTCATCGGGAACGTCTACGGCGATTCGTGTTCCGGACACCGCGCGCTCTACGAGCTGGGCCACACCGGCATCCCGATCTACAACGTCAACAGCAACTGCTCGACCGGGTCGACGGCACTGTTCATGGCCGCCAATGCCATTCGTAGTGGGCAGTCCGATGTGGTGATGGCGGCCGGGTTCGAGAAGATGGAACGCGGCTCACTCAGCATGAAGTACACCGATCGCGAGTCGCCGCTGCTGCCGCAGCTGAACCGGTTGGGTGAGCTCACGCCGCCGCAAATGCCCATGACCGCATGGATGTTCGCCGCGGCCGCGGAGGAATACATGCGCGAGTATGGCCTGACCGCCGAGCAGCTCGCCTGGATCGGTTACAAGAACCACAAGCATTCGGTCAACAACCCCTACAGCCAGTTTCAGGACGAGTACTCGCTGGAGGACATCCTC
Coding sequences within:
- a CDS encoding lipid-transfer protein, which encodes MRQQNKAFVVGVGMTKFEKPGSREGWDYPAMVKESGTKALDDAGIRYEQIEQAFIGNVYGDSCSGHRALYELGHTGIPIYNVNSNCSTGSTALFMAANAIRSGQSDVVMAAGFEKMERGSLSMKYTDRESPLLPQLNRLGELTPPQMPMTAWMFAAAAEEYMREYGLTAEQLAWIGYKNHKHSVNNPYSQFQDEYSLEDILSSRSIVAPLTKLQCSPTSDGSAAAIVASEEFVDKHGLAEQAVEIVGQATVTDRADTFDGTAAGIVGAHMNKAAVQAVYEQAQIGPEDIDVIELHDCFSANEILVYEALGLCERGEAGKLIDNEDTTFGGKWVVNPSGGLISKGHPLGATGLAQCAELNWQLRGQADKRQVAGAATKDGVALQHNIGLGGSVVVTAYRPAQR